A single genomic interval of Desulfovibrio sp. harbors:
- a CDS encoding EF-hand domain-containing protein, with protein MRAIAILSLLALVACATPAKKPAYDAADANKDGKISRQEFRNLFKDNAQDKADEMFNRHDTNRDGNLTGPEYDLWDVVGSDDSLRPW; from the coding sequence ATGCGCGCCATCGCCATCTTAAGCCTGCTCGCCCTCGTGGCCTGCGCCACTCCCGCAAAAAAACCCGCCTACGACGCTGCCGATGCCAACAAGGACGGGAAGATCTCCCGCCAGGAATTCAGGAATCTGTTCAAAGACAACGCCCAGGACAAGGCCGACGAGATGTTCAACCGCCACGACACCAACCGCGACGGCAATCTCACCGGCCCCGAGTACGACCTCTGGGACGTGGTGGGCTCGGACGACAGCCTGCGCCCCTGGTAG
- a CDS encoding DUF389 domain-containing protein — MSENDNNTQHSQAVRLSIANGAELSLAYVFMNMLAATIASYGLLANSPAVIIGAMIIAMLLGPITGVSLALVDSDMKLLLRSLVTLGAGAVSVIAVALTVGVIHGDVPITNEIIARTTPNFADLMVALAGGAAGAYATVSPRLSVAFVGVAIATALVPPLSAASILFARGEIVPASGALLLTFTNIVAIQFASSVVFWFTGFRKISHAYGVSFFNFIKMNGVSICILVVLAGVLTDSMHEVLSKKIFESSSKHSLQQELESIEGNYLVSVRFEEQKGGGLIVRAVVRGPEPPSAAQVAQIEKKLPKHPKGKPQELRVRFVPTMTINRDGLLYQDPDDGYPAK; from the coding sequence ATGAGCGAAAACGACAATAATACCCAGCACAGTCAGGCCGTTCGCTTAAGCATCGCCAATGGAGCGGAGCTGAGCCTTGCGTATGTGTTCATGAACATGCTCGCGGCCACCATCGCGAGCTATGGTCTTCTTGCGAACAGTCCGGCCGTTATTATCGGCGCCATGATTATCGCCATGCTTCTCGGCCCCATTACGGGAGTGTCCTTGGCGCTGGTCGACAGCGACATGAAGTTGCTGCTTAGAAGCCTGGTCACGCTTGGAGCCGGCGCGGTGAGCGTTATTGCTGTCGCGCTTACGGTTGGTGTCATTCATGGCGATGTGCCAATAACCAATGAAATAATCGCCCGGACCACGCCGAATTTCGCCGACCTGATGGTCGCCCTGGCCGGAGGAGCGGCCGGCGCGTATGCAACGGTGTCGCCCCGCCTGAGTGTCGCGTTCGTTGGCGTGGCCATCGCCACCGCGCTTGTCCCGCCGCTGTCGGCCGCGAGCATCCTTTTCGCGCGCGGGGAAATCGTTCCAGCTTCCGGCGCGCTCCTGCTTACGTTCACGAACATTGTGGCCATTCAGTTCGCTTCGTCCGTGGTCTTCTGGTTCACGGGGTTTCGGAAGATCAGCCATGCGTACGGTGTGTCATTCTTTAACTTCATTAAAATGAACGGCGTGAGCATTTGCATTCTGGTCGTTCTGGCCGGCGTTTTGACAGACAGCATGCATGAGGTTCTCTCCAAAAAGATCTTTGAATCTTCTTCAAAGCACTCCTTGCAGCAGGAACTTGAAAGCATTGAAGGAAACTACCTGGTTTCCGTTCGTTTCGAGGAGCAAAAAGGTGGAGGCCTCATAGTGCGCGCCGTTGTTCGCGGGCCCGAACCGCCAAGCGCCGCTCAAGTCGCGCAGATCGAGAAGAAGCTGCCCAAACATCCGAAAGGCAAGCCGCAGGAGCTTCGAGTCCGGTTCGTCCCCACAATGACCATCAACCGCGACGGGCTGCTCTATCAGGACCCGGATGACGGCTACCCGGCCAAATGA
- a CDS encoding MucR family transcriptional regulator: MDDCLKEALDIVKAQAKFRSMTAGEITSMVASLTANLKGIVEPGGCVYESGSAKGQDPKKAIKEKSVTCLECGESFKVITKRHLITHGLDKKSYLEKHGLKPGTALASKELTRTRRTKMKDMKLWERRTKKTVKG, encoded by the coding sequence ATGGATGACTGTTTGAAAGAAGCCTTGGATATTGTTAAAGCGCAAGCCAAGTTCCGCTCGATGACTGCCGGGGAAATCACTTCCATGGTGGCAAGCCTGACAGCCAATCTGAAAGGCATTGTTGAACCTGGGGGATGTGTCTACGAATCAGGCTCCGCAAAGGGCCAGGATCCGAAGAAGGCCATCAAGGAAAAATCCGTCACCTGTCTTGAATGCGGGGAATCGTTCAAGGTTATAACCAAGCGCCATCTGATCACACACGGTCTGGACAAGAAGTCCTACCTTGAAAAGCATGGACTCAAACCTGGAACCGCATTGGCCAGCAAGGAACTTACCCGCACCAGGCGGACAAAGATGAAGGACATGAAGCTCTGGGAAAGGCGGACAAAGAAGACGGTTAAGGGTTAG
- a CDS encoding PocR ligand-binding domain-containing protein, with protein MRDSANTSDELLAELQAARRKIAFLESRSATTGHAGELRMDTLCCSRIPSTDSATIDFKDLFDISKLQRLQDEFATATGVASIITYPDGTPITNPSNFCRLCSDLIRKTEKGCENCRMSDASIGRHCATGPIIEHCKSGGLWDAGAGITVGGQHVACWLIGQVRDETQTEESIRAYARQIGAEEDEVAKAFGEVPKMSLERFQNLAQVLFTLANQLSAMAHQNLRQARLIADLERTEKELKESTARINRITDAAQDAIIMMDPDGRISFWNLAAERILGYSREQALGMELHEILAPERYQQEARAAVHRFRSASQGGVLGRTVELAAKRKDGAELDVSLSLSGLEIEGRWHAVGIMRDITSRKQSDRELADAKAMLDATFEQNPVPMVLVTMPGGVVTIANKASKDFLGVEDGSEYLGRSLLDIDRKWAEYDPQGRLVSVTDLPLSRAMAGETTKNELLRIQCADGATRWELVSAAPIFGRDGRMIGAFTTFPDITDRVHAEEAIKESLKEKEVLLREVHHRVKNNLQIISSLLSLQENSLDNPAALDALASSRGRVASMALIHEQLYRSRDLSGVGLDEYLRQFLPRLVSTYASGRSISLVLEPSTIALCLDQAIPLGLIINELVTNSLKHAFKDTGQGCIRVVATLHDGTVSLLVADDGTGLPVDYEARKDQSLGLQIVTMLARQLRGKLATDICEGTTFRLSFPLSVRPA; from the coding sequence ATGCGCGACAGCGCAAATACCAGCGACGAGCTCCTTGCCGAGCTTCAAGCCGCCCGCCGGAAGATTGCTTTTCTTGAATCTCGCAGCGCGACGACCGGACACGCCGGAGAACTCCGGATGGACACGTTGTGCTGTTCGCGGATTCCATCCACTGATTCCGCGACGATCGATTTCAAGGACCTTTTTGACATCTCGAAATTGCAGCGCCTGCAGGACGAATTCGCCACGGCCACGGGCGTGGCCTCGATCATAACCTATCCTGACGGCACCCCCATCACCAACCCCAGCAACTTCTGCCGCCTGTGCAGCGATCTCATCCGCAAGACCGAGAAAGGATGCGAAAACTGCAGGATGTCCGACGCGTCCATCGGGCGGCATTGCGCCACGGGGCCCATTATCGAGCACTGCAAGAGCGGGGGGCTGTGGGACGCCGGAGCCGGTATTACCGTTGGCGGCCAGCATGTGGCCTGCTGGCTCATAGGCCAGGTGCGCGACGAAACCCAGACCGAAGAGTCCATACGCGCCTACGCCAGGCAGATCGGCGCGGAAGAGGACGAGGTGGCCAAAGCCTTTGGCGAAGTCCCGAAGATGTCGCTTGAACGCTTTCAGAATCTGGCCCAGGTGCTTTTTACTTTGGCCAACCAGCTCTCAGCCATGGCGCACCAGAACCTGCGCCAGGCCCGCCTGATAGCCGACCTGGAGCGGACCGAAAAGGAGCTCAAGGAGAGCACCGCCCGCATCAACCGCATAACCGACGCGGCCCAGGACGCCATCATCATGATGGACCCGGACGGGAGGATAAGCTTCTGGAACCTGGCTGCCGAGCGCATTCTCGGATACTCGCGCGAACAAGCCCTTGGAATGGAACTGCATGAGATTCTGGCGCCGGAGCGTTACCAACAAGAGGCCCGCGCCGCGGTTCACAGGTTCAGGTCCGCGAGCCAGGGCGGTGTTTTGGGCAGGACCGTGGAACTGGCCGCGAAACGCAAGGACGGGGCGGAGCTTGATGTCTCGCTTTCCCTCTCCGGGCTTGAAATCGAGGGGCGCTGGCATGCCGTGGGCATCATGCGCGACATCACCAGCCGCAAACAATCCGACCGGGAGCTGGCCGACGCCAAGGCCATGCTCGACGCCACCTTCGAGCAGAACCCGGTCCCCATGGTCCTGGTGACCATGCCCGGCGGCGTGGTCACAATCGCCAACAAGGCCAGCAAGGACTTCCTTGGCGTCGAGGACGGGTCGGAATACCTGGGCCGCTCCCTTTTAGACATCGACAGGAAGTGGGCGGAATACGACCCGCAGGGGCGCCTAGTGTCCGTTACTGATCTGCCGCTTTCGCGGGCCATGGCCGGGGAGACCACCAAGAACGAGCTATTGCGCATCCAGTGCGCCGACGGAGCCACCCGCTGGGAGCTGGTGAGCGCCGCGCCCATTTTCGGCCGGGACGGGCGCATGATCGGCGCGTTCACCACCTTTCCGGACATCACCGACCGGGTGCACGCCGAGGAAGCCATCAAGGAGTCGCTCAAGGAGAAGGAGGTACTCCTGCGGGAGGTTCACCACCGGGTGAAAAACAACCTCCAGATCATCTCCAGCCTCTTGAGCCTTCAGGAAAACTCCCTGGACAACCCGGCGGCCCTGGACGCACTGGCCAGCAGCAGGGGCAGGGTGGCCTCCATGGCCCTTATCCATGAGCAGCTCTACCGCTCCAGGGACCTCTCCGGTGTGGGCCTGGACGAATACCTCAGGCAGTTCCTCCCCCGGCTGGTCTCGACCTACGCGTCCGGGCGCAGCATCTCCCTGGTGCTTGAACCTTCCACCATAGCCCTGTGCCTGGACCAGGCCATCCCCCTTGGGCTCATAATAAACGAGCTGGTCACCAACTCCCTGAAGCACGCCTTCAAGGACACGGGCCAAGGGTGCATACGCGTCGTGGCGACACTGCACGACGGCACGGTCAGCCTGCTTGTGGCCGACGACGGCACGGGCCTGCCCGTTGACTACGAGGCGCGAAAGGACCAGTCCCTGGGCCTGCAGATCGTCACCATGCTGGCCAGGCAGCTACGCGGCA